The genomic segment TCAGCGTGCCTTCCCGGGGCTCGGCCTGCCCCGCCTGCCTAAGAATCTCACAAATCATTGACGgcatgggggaggggagaaggggagacGGCCTGTAGCGGGGAAATGGTGCCCTGGAAGCCAGGGTTCTACTCCCTCCGCCGATTTGTAGGACAAAGAAGGCAAAGCTCTTGCGTGGAAGCTCGGCCCTCTCAGCCCCGACCGAGGCCGTTATAACTCAAATTCACGACCTCTGGGGATGGAAAACACCCGGCCTTACCGAGGAACAAAGGGCAAGTGTTCCCGCACTGCGCCGCGTTCGTGGGCTCGGGGTTTCCGCTGCTGGGTCCAGCTTTTGGTTACCTTGCTTGGCTGGTCCCTGCGGGGCCCACGGCTGCGGAAGGACAGGGCTCTGGGGCTGCCACCCCACAGCCCCTGCCATTCAAGAGTGCCGGGCAGCTCCGCCCGGGCCTCTCGCttcccaggaggaggagggaaggcctggggggaagggggagggcagtggaaTAGAAACTGGGGAGCGACAAAGCTGAGAAGGCGCAGATTTTGGCGGATTCCGGGAGCCTCCTCCACTGTGTCCTTTCCGCAGTCACAGTATGGGGCTGCGACCGCTTCCTAGCCCCCATGCCCCGGGCATTTGGCTCTTTCACATAAATGTTAGGATTGGTAGCTTTCCAATATTTCTAAATGGAGAGCTATGAGAagaggtggggtgtgtgtgtgtgtgtgtgtgtgtgtgtgtgtgtgtgaaggaaaTAATGATGGATTTGCAGTCGCTTTCTTTCAACTCCTCTTCATTCATTGGCTAAGTGTTGGTTGCCTAGGAAACCGCGTGCATCTCGACTGCAGAGCCTGCTATGGGGGCTGCAGGCTGGGTTTTTTGGGTTTCAAGCGGTGAATCCCGGCAAGCAGTGAAGAACCCTAATGCTAAATGTCTAGTAATTTCAATAACTGtgtcaaaaatatatattgcattatgaaaacaatgctttaaaaatttactaCTATGTAAAGcctcctttctctctgacttcttCAAACAATGACTTGTGTGTgtaatagagaaatgcaaattcactTGAGGACGTGCCGtagaaaataatctgaaaattgtgaaagcaaatattaattttaatagtttaagGGATATCTTGCTCACTTCAGTTGCGCAATAGGTTATGTGTAAAACAAATGTTGAATTGTATTTTATGCAGCGATATTTCTACAATTGTCTCTGGaagggaaaatttttaaatgttaatacatCATTAAGACTAACATTAAGAGATCATGAAATATGTTGCCCCCAAATCTTCGTGCCTGATGTACGATGACCTAGATTGAGAAGCACTGCATATAATGAATAGACAGAAATGCTGGGGACCCAACTAAGaacgacttttttttttctttgaaagccGGGTACCAGTCTCTTCTTGCGAACTACATGGattaagaatgattttttttttttttttttttacttaaggGTTATCAGATAAATTGAAAGACTTTAGGGAAAGGTGTGACTGTTGTCAACATCTTAACACAAAATCAGCTtcttgtgaaaataaaaatgtgcagCATCACAATtccagtgggggtggggtgggatgcaGACCGGTTAACAAGAATGGCTGCCCGGAAGGGGCGGGGGTGTGGGGACAATTCAAGCAAAATGCTTGAAAGGAAAGCAGATCTTGGGCCAAAAGTGTCCCCAAGGGCACTCTGGGCTTTCAGAAGGATTATTTCCAGTCTCACCCTATCCCAAACCTCTCCCTTTAAAAGAAACCTGAGAGGAAAGGGTCTTTTCATCTATCTATATGATCTTGAACACGCGTTTTCACCCGAGCACTCAGTGGAGTGGCTCTGAAACAGAAGCTAAGAAATGAAAGAGTTAGATGAAGGAGGCAGGCGGCCAGCTCAAGTTACTCAGCGTGGAGCTGAGCGCCCCTCATCCCCACCCCGCCGCGCTGAGCATCAGGGTTGCTCCTGGGAGCTCGCAGCGAGGAGGTGACCGCTCTGAGTATGTCTACACTCGCAGCGCGGGTGCCGCCCTCGCTCTGTTCCTTCCGGCGCAGCTTGGTCCCACCAGAGCCGCCACTCGAGGCTGACACCTGCCACAGCCCTTTTGGCCGAAATGCGGTCACTTTCCCTGAGGTTTGGTGTGCCCAAAAGACGAGATTCCAGTCCAAGCCCTGTCCttcacttgctgtgtgaccttgggaattGCTAGCCCTCGACGTTTCGGCATCTGAAGGGATCCGGATTAGAAACTCGGAGGTCAGGCCGCGAGACCTTGGAACCCGGAGAGTGGGGCATGTGGACAGACCCTCCGCTGATCTCTGCCTGTCCCCAGACCCCACCCTAACCCAGGCAAGCCGGCCGCGTCTGGAATACCGGCCCGCGAGCTCCAGTCTGGGCGCCCTGGATGTTTGGGGGCGCCTGGGCTTTTGTTCTCGCTACTTCTCTTTGTACATTGGAATCGACTTgagtcccccaccccccaccccacggCGGGAAAGGGAGGCGGTGACAGCTTGCTGATAGTTCTGGGAGAGTCTCGCTCAACAGCTGCAGGCTCCGCTCCGCGGCGGGAGCCCGGGTCTTTCGGCCTCTCTCGCCAGGGGATGAAAGAGGTCACGTCACCTCGCCATCGGCCCTTCCCAAGTGTGGAAATGTGGGGCGGCCGGCTTCAGTCATCGAATTGCAGGGAACAGGTTGTGCAGTGAACGTTTCTGACACCCTATCCCCTCCCGCCCTCAAACGCACGCAGGAttaggttctctctctctctctctctctctcgctctctctctctctccctccctcccttcttctctctctctctctctctctctctcgctctgtctctctttccctccctcccttcttctctctctctctcacacacacacacacacacacacacacacacacacacacacacacgcgaaaaGTAACAAAGAGACCAGTTCCTGTCTGGGTACCTAGAGACTGCGGATTTGAAGGGAGGGTCGGTGCTCCAAGTCTGTGCACGCGCTCGTGCGAGTATGCGTGGGTCTTGGGTGGTCTCGCGCGCGCGGGGCTGCAGTTTTTAGTCGTATTCCCCACCCTTCAACCGCAGCACGAAGCCTCGGACCTCCAGGTCTCCGCGATGGAAGACAAGAAAGTTCATTACTCGGGCGTGGGTCACCCTTGGAACCCACCCTCTTACTTGACAATAGATGAACCGAATCCGAGGGCGGGGGGGAGGGGGGCGCCTGTCGTGTGATTTTAAATACTCGGTTGCACAGCGTATCCCACGCTTCTGAGAGCCCTTTGTTCCGCCGACAGCCCCGCCCCGGGGACCCCACCCTCTTTCTGCCCTCCGGACGGTCAGTGCTGCGCTACCGGCCACTCCCACTCCATCACTCGCGAGGAACAAAAGTCAACCCTCGGGGCAGAGGAGTCCTGGGTACCAGCAGGGGCGCTGTGCACTCCCGGAGAGGGTCGGGCAGGGCTGAGGGGCTCCGAGGTCGCTTCACCCGTGGATGCTGCTGCTCAGTGAGAGGAGCTACCAGCCCTAGACAGACAAAGGAGAAAGCAGGCCCACgctggggcgggggcgggggcggaggCCGCGCTGGTGTTCACGGGCTGCAGGTGTCCCGGGTCGCCGTCACGCACGACTTCCTTCTGGGGCCACCTGTCCTCCCCCAGGCCTCTATGAGACGGAGCGCCGCCTGGGCAGTCGCTGGCCTCCGGGGTTGAGGGAAAGGACAGTGGTCTCACGAGGGGCGGTTGGCTGGAGGGACTCTGGCCAATGGCCGAGTAAGAGCTGCAATTCGAGGTGGCGGAGCAGCCTGTGCCACCTCAACCCTCCCACCTGACGGCACCGGAGCAGCTGACGGCCTCTCCACCTGCTCCAGTCCTCCATCTTTCCCATCCGATGCCAGTTCTGCCCCCACCCGGTTCAGACCGCGCTGGTGGCCCTCTCCTCGCCGCCCTCTCACCCTCCTTTTCTTCACCCTTCCCCCATAGCCCCAGACCCAGACCCCCACTACAGCCGCAGACAATGCGCACACCCCCACCCTACTCCCGGGGGCCCCCACCCCTCTCCCGGTCCGCACGCCCGCTCTGATTGGCCGCGGGCCGGTGGTCCAGCCCCCCGGACGGTCCCTGGGGCTCGGAGCATTACGTCAGCCAGGCTTGGAGAGCGCCAGCGCGAAGGGGACTGGGGGGCTCGGGCTGGGGGCGCGGCCTGCGCCAGCCGCCCCACCCTCCTTGCATAAAAGCCGGAGCCCGCGGGGCCGGCGCTCTCAGCCCGTCGGTTCCCGAGCGCCTTCCCGGTGACCCCGCAGTGGGTGTGTGAGGGGAGGACGGACAGACCCACCAGACGCCGCCGGACCAGGAGGACGCTGACGAGGCACCATGCGTGAGATCGTGCACATCCAGGCGGGCCAGTGCGGCAACCAGATCGGCGCCAAGGTGGGCGCGCCGCGGCGGAGGGGGTCGATGGGGGCGGGAACCTGGGCCGAGAGCCCCTCGGGGTCCCCAGGCGCGGTCCCGGGAAGGCCTGGGGATCGCCAAGTGTGCCGCCGAGTGTGGCGTGGGCTCGGAGGCGACTTTCGCCGACGGAGGGGGCACCTCTCTTTTCTGCTGTAACTCATTGGGAGTCCCTGTCACCCCGCGGGCTGCTTGGCAGGCACGCGTGCCTGGAGAAGACGAGGGTGTGTCCGCGAGGCTGTGCGCGGCGTTCCGCGCGAGGGGCTGGGACATGAGGCGGGTTAATTTTACTCGTTTGAACCGGAGTCCAGCCgccgggggaggggagaagagcgATTGTCTTGCGGTCTCAGGACGTGCTTTGAATCTAAAACCGCGGTCCTTTAGCTCCTTCGCGTTCCTCTTTCCCCGCCCACCCGCTCCTCGCGGGCTGCAGTCCCTGTGCCCTCGCCTCCTGCCGCCGCCTGCGGCTGCGACCGGTGCGCCGAGCTCCGCCACTGCCCTGCTTTGGCTGGTCCTTCCCCCCTCGACCCCCTACCTCCTGCCGCAAGCAGCAGCTGTGCGCCTGGGAAACGCCCAGTTTCGACTTTCTAACCCTGCAAAATACAAGCCTCGCGGCTGTGCCCGGGTCACGCCGCCCTTTAAACCTTCAAGCTCCTGAAATGTTGGGTTGTCGGAACTGAGTCGGGGACATTTCATTGTGAGCCTTGGCGTTTCTGCGGATCGTGCATGGCTAAATGCAGCCTTTCTGTCTCAGTTTTGGGAGGTCATCAGTGATGAACATGGGATTGACCCCACTGGCAGTTACCATGGAGACAGTGATTTGCAGCTGGAGAGAATCAATGTTTACTACAACGAAGCCACTGGTAATCGCCCTtgccccacccccactgcctTCAGTTTTTCCAcccctctcccctttccttgCGTGGGACCCCAGGGGTGTGGCCCTGGGAGAGGGTGGACCATTCAATTGAGGATCTCCGCTCCTTCCCTGCAGTCTTTCACTGGGCTTCCTTATGTCCACAGAGCCCTTTGAGAACCTGATGGTGGGTCTCCCTTTGTTTGGGGGAACATCTGCATGATGGCAGCAGGCGCCAAGCCCTTCTTTGCAGAGGTCCTTGCCTGAGAGTCTTAAGTCACTGTTGTTCCTTGCAGGTAACAAATATGTTCCGCGGGCCATCCTTGTGGATCTGGAGCCAGGCACGATGGATTCGGTTAGGTCTGGACCATTCGGCCAGATCTTCAGACCAGACAATTTCGTGTTTGGTGAGTGCCTGGTGTGACTGAGAGCATGAGGGACTCATTTTACACTGggcagctgaggctggagaggtgtGACTGCCAGAGGGAAAGCGTGAAGAACATCCACTGCGTGCCAGCTTAGCTTTAATATAGGGTAAAATTGTTTGCCTTTCAACTGCTAAGAGCTCGGCGTCCTGGCCTTCCTTATTTATGATATATTcatgaacaaatattttaacGTTTGGCCATTTTGGTGATAATCTGAAATAGTCTTATCTGAGCATTGACTCATTGATCTATACTAAGGGGTTTGAGGCAAGGTATTTAATACAATCACCAGTGACTCAAGATTTCTCTTTCCCTCTGGCAGGCCAGAGCGGAGCTGGGAATAACTGGGCCAAGGGCCACTACACAGAGGGAGCCGAGCTGGTCGACTCGGTCCTGGACGTGGTGAGGAAGGAGTCAGAGAGCTGTGACTGTCTCCAGGGCTTCCAGCTGACCCACTCTCTGGGGGGCGGCACCGGGTCCGGGATGGGCACCCTGCTCATCAGCAAGATCCGGGAAGAGTACCCAGACCGCATCATGAACACCTTCAGCGTCATGCCCTCACCCAAGGTGTCAGACACGGTGGTGGAGCCCTACAACGCCACCCTCTCTGTCCACCAGCTGGTGGAAAACACAGATGAAACCTACTGCATCGATAATGAAGCCCTGTACGACATCTGCTTCCGCACCCTGAAGCTGACCACCCCCACCTACGGGGACCTCAACCACCTGGTGTCGGCCACCATGAGCGGGGTCACCACCTGCCTGCGCTTCCCGGGCCAGCTGAACGCAGACCTGCGCAAGCTGGCGGTGAACATGGTGCCCTTCCCGCGCCTGCACTTCTTCATGCCCGGCTTCGCGCCCCTCACCAGCCGGGGCAGCCAGCAGTACCGCGCGCTCACGGTGCCCGAGCTCACCCAGCAGATGTTCGACTCCAAGAACATGATGGCCGCCTGCGACCCGCGCCACGGCCGCTACCTGACGGTGGCTGCCATCTTCCGGGGCCGCATGTCCATGAAGGAGGTGGACGAGCAGATGCTCAACGTGCAGAACAAGAACAGCAGCTACTTCGTGGAGTGGATCCCCAACAACGTGAAGACGGCCGTGTGCGACATCCCGCCCCGCGGCCTGAAGATGTCGGCCACCTTCATCGGCAACAGCACGGCCATCCAGGAGCTGTTCAAGCGCATCTCGGAGCAGTTCACGGCCATGTTCCGGCGCAAGGCCTTCCTGCACTGGTACACGGGCGAGGGCATGGACGAGATGGAGTTCACCGAGGCCGAGAGCAACATGAACGACCTGGTGTCTGAGTACCAGCAGTACCAGGACGCCACGGCCGACGAACAGGGGGAGTTCGAGGAGGAGGAGGGCGAGGACGAGGCGTAGGTGCCCCGCGAGGCGGAGGCGGGTTAGGGGAAGCGGAGGAGGAAAGCGAGGGGGTGGGGGGCTTCCCGGGACGGTACCCTGGCAGTCGAAGGAAAGAAGCATGGTCTACTTTAGGTGTGCGCTGGGTCTCTGGTGCTCTTCACTGTTGCCTgtcactttttttcccttttttgtaatATTGATGACATCAATGTAACATTTGAGATATTTCTGAATTACTGTTGTAATGGCTAAAATCACATAAACGTTTGTGTCGGAATGgtgtcctctcttctttctctccctttttctctttattaacgATTCAAATGTAACTTTCTGAACACATTGCATTAAATTCTTCCTTTAACAAAAAGCAAAGGCGTAGGTAAAAGCTCAAATGAATTTATTCTTTGGGTATGGTAAAATTGAACCAATCACAGTTAAGATGAGAGATCAACCTGAGTTTTAAAATacctttaataaatattagttgaaaaCACGTCTACTTGAAAACACGCTGTGTGTCTTCATGTGCAGTTCCTACTATACCTTTAtctcctttacagaaaaaaaaaaagcatttttagaatagtttctacATACAGTACAAAATTCTGAGGAGTGGAAAGTGAGTGTCTCTTTTTCCTGTGTTCCTTGATACAGTTTCCTCCCTGGAGGGAAACCTTTCTAATCATGGTTATCTTTCTTACATCCTTGCAGAAATATTCCACATATTTTCAAACCCATgtagcatatttcctttttttcttcacacACATGATGTGATACTAACACAGTTCTGCAGCCTTCTTTGCTAAACAGTGTATCTTGAACCTACAGAGAGCTTCCCTCCTTTAAATGGATATGTGGCGTCCATATGTGCTGTTTTATTTAGCCAGTTCCCTaccaatggacatttaggtttatACTTACAGCATAGTGtaacaatgaataattttgttcatttatcaGTGTGCACATGAGAATAGTAAATTTCCACAAATGGAATTTTTTGTcaaaggcatatatatatacctttttAAGTTATATCACCTGCACTTAGGAATAGCTATAGAGTTATACACAGTTAATAGTCTCATCCTCAATTCTCCAGCAACTTTTTCTCCAGGCAATAGTATTTATACTATATTACAAACTGTTTGTACTTGTTTTAACATCATGTGAGTTTAGATGGAATTACAAATTCTGAATTGTTGGGGAATTTTACTTTAAGTAGGCAATCCAGAATAATCTTCAGCCTACTGCATTTATTTCTTCCATGCAGAAGTAGGatttgggatttgaacccaagtctgaCTCTGGACTTGAACTCAACCACTAAAGAAGCTATGGGATTTCAGTAATGGATTTGCAGTTAAGATGTTCCTATGGGATAAATTATACCTTGTCAAAATAGTGCTGATACTCTGCTTTAATCTGACCTAGTTAGTTTCCCATcttgagaagagagaaagagtgtgaGTTATAAGCAAATATATAAAACTTATTTGCACACCCCTATAGAAAGAAAGGATCATGAAAACCAGGTTTaagatttttctagttttcacACAAACTcgaaattagaaaaaatatgacTCTAAACCtgactttatatttattttattctgcttgGTCCTACtgttacttaaatttaaaaaaaaaaaaaagtatagatacaagattttcattatttaaaaggctgaaatatatttgaaaatagttccggccgggcgcggtgactcaagcctgtaatcccaacactttgggaggccgaggcgggtggatcacgaggtcaggagatcgagactatcctggctaacattgtgaaatcccgtctctactaaaaatacaacaacaacaaaaaaaattgccaggcgtggtagcgggcgcctgtagtcccagctactttggaggctgaggcaggagaatggcgtgaacccaggaggcggagcttgcagtgagccgagatcgcgccactgcactccagcctgggagacacagcgagattccatctcaaaaaaaaaaataaaatagttccaAAGAAAACTATAAGCAGTATAATTCCAAATAGTGTGAAAATAGGTTAATCCTGCCACATGGCTCCCATAAAAGGAAAAGAGCACAATTCTCTTTTCCAAGCATTATACATCTCTAAAACTTGACTGAGTGGTGAGTAGGGTCAGACAGGTGTCTGGAGCCAGTGGCTTCAGCTCGGTTTTCTATATTTAACTGCAGACTGACAGATGTGATTCCTGCTGAGCTGGTGTAAAGCTTCCAACCACTGAATTGAAGGGTGGCATTAGCTTTAAATGCCCCAAACACCCAGGGCAGCTGCCAAGGCCTCCTGGATCTACCCTTGGGCATGCGATCCCTACAACCTGTCAGGCATGCGTTGAGCACCCTCAGAGACTAGTGGGATCACATCCAAGGGCCTCTTGGCATACTGGATGTGTGGTACTTCTCTTCGACCTGGTGAGAAGGGAACAGGCAGGCACCAGCAGGCCAGCTTGCTAGCCTGTCAGTACAAGCACGTCTGCACTGTTATAGCTTATTTTGGCATGATTAGAATAGTGTGTGCCACACTGACCTGTCAAGCAGATCTTCTGGGGCCTAATACAGACTTTAAATGCATACATTAAAACAAGttcaaaatgaggaaaatgcTCAGATTAATACCTGGATGAAGATACTATTTGGGAGCTATTAGTTTCGTTTGTTACATTACCATTATGTGGTGGGatttggtggtggtgatggtagtggtggtggtggtggtgattatggtggtgatgattggtggtggtggtggtgatggtggtgatggtagtgatggtggtggtagtgatgatggtggtgttgatgatggtgatgttagTAACAGTGATAGTGATGATCGcagtgatggtagtggtggtagtttagtggtggtgatggtggtgatgagaatggtggtagtgatggtggtcaTAATAGcagtaatgatggtgatggtgatgatggtggtcatggtagtggtggtggtagtagtggtggtgatggtaacaGTGATGATGGCAGTAGtgttggtgttggtggtggtggtagtggtggtgatgatagtgatactggtggtggtggtgatgatggtggcggtggtggtagtggtggtggtggtgatgtggtagtgttgtggtggtgatggcagtagtgatggtgatgttagtgatggtagtggtggtcaTGGTAGTGGTAGTGTTATGGTagtgttgtggtggtggtggtggtggtgatggtggtattagtgatggtggtggtggtggtggtagtggtgattgtggtggtagtggtagtgaTAGTAGTGGTGGTGATGTGGTAGTGTTGTGttcattgtggtggtggtggtagtggtgatgatggtggtagtggcaatggtggtagtgatgatgatggtggtggtggtggtgatggtgatggtggtggtagtgatggtggtggtggtgatgtggtagtggtggtggtggtggtgataatggtggtagtggtggtgatggtagtagtggtgatgatggtggtactggtggtgatggtgtggtgatgatggtggtagtggtggtgatggtggtggtggtggtgatgtggtagtggtggtagtggtagtggtgatgatggtggtagtggtggtggtggtagtggtggtgatggtggtggtgatgatgatagtggtggtggtgatgtagTAGTGTTGtcgtggtggtgatggtgatggtggtggtagtgatggtggtggtggtggtgatgtggtagtgttgtgatggtggtggtggtggtagtggtgatgatggtggtagtggtggtgatgatggtggtgatgatgatggtggtggtggtggtgatgtggtagtgatggtgatggtagtggtgatgatggtggtagtggtggtgatggtggtggtgatgatgatggtggtggtggtgatgtggtaGTGTCGTGATagtcatggtggtggtggtggtggttgtggtggtggtggtggtagtggtggtgatgttgGTGGTGATGTGGTAGTGTTGTGGTGGttgtggtagtgatggtgatggtagtggtgatgatggtggtagtggtgatgatggtggtggtgatgatggtggtggtgatgatggtggtggtggtggtgatgtggtaGTGTtgtcatggtggtggtggtgatggtgatggcggtggtagtgatggtgatggtggtggtagtgatggtggtggtggtggtgatgtgatagtgatggtgatggtagtggtgatgatggtggtgatggtagtggtggtgatggtggtggtgatgatgatggtggtggtggtgatgagtGTTgtcgtggtggtggtgatggtgatggtggtggtagtgatggtggtggtggtggtgatgtggtagtgatggtgatggtagtggtgatgatggtggtagtggtagtggtggtgatggtggtggtgatgatgatggtggtggtggtgatgtggtaGTGTtgtcatggtggtggtggtgatggtgatggtggtggtggtgatggtggtggtggtggtgatgtggtaGTGTTGTGATGGtcgtggtagtggtggtggtggtgatgtggtaGTGTTGTGGTGGTTGTGGTagtgtgatggtgatggtggtggtgatggtagtggtggtgatggtggtggtgatgatgatggtggtggtggtggtgatgtggtaGTGTTGTGATGGtcgtggtagtggtggtggtggtagtggtgatgatggtggtagtggtggtgatggtggtggtggtgatgatgatggtggtggtggtgatgtggtaGTGTTgtcgtggtggtggtgatgatggtgatggtggtggtagtggtggtggtggtggtggtgatgtggtaGTGTTGTGATGgttgtggtagtggtggtggtggtgtggtgatgatggtggtagtggtggtgatggtggtggtgatgatgatgatggtggtggtggtgatgtagTAGTGTTgcggtggtggtggtagtagtgTTGTGTATCTTTTTTCAATACTTTCCGAAAGAAATGTTTTATCCCTCCTTGATGTGCCCTGAGGAGGAAATTTACTTCCAAACAGACACAATATCCAAACTGCAAGACCCACTGAGATGTGATGCATGATCCAGAGATTGGGGTTTGGGGAGGGGAGCTGAAGTCACCCTGAGGTCATTCAGAGAGTCTGAGAAGGAACTAAAACCTCAGTGTGCCTACATCTGCTCCTCTACATCAGCCTCAGAGATGATCTAAGACTACAGTAGATTTTCCATTTTATCACCGAAGTGATTGATATTAGATTGATAGCAATTTGAACAAAAATTACCTTAAGAGATCATCTCATTTGCCCTCCTTGGTTATGTAAGTagggaaactgaggatcagagaatTATCTAAGATCCCAGAACACTTTCTGTACAAATTGGGTCTTACACCCAGTGCTGACCTCACTGCAGCTGCATGGCTCAGGTTCTGTCGTATACAAAGCCACCTGAGGATCATGAAGAAGGGAAAGATGATTTCCCTGGCATCAAGGAAAACCTGAACGTGTGCCTAGGTCCCACTGAACTTTCCCAGATGGGTTGGGCACAGACATAGTGCCAGCCTTTTGTCTGTAATGAGGTCACTGACAGGTGATGTTGAATTGCCTGGTTTTAAAACACCACATACACAATGCTCTAATGCAAACATGGTTGCAAAAGGGAATATTCTACCAGGGGTTAgttattgtgaaaaaaaaaaaaaagtaggcaattAAGGAGGACTGGAGTGGCCCTTTTTTCAAATCCTCATTTTAGTTACGATGTGGCTTGGCAAACTGCTATAAGGCTAATTTCTTTCTGGTGTGTAAAAGATGTCCTATTGAGAGGTCATGCTTTTCTAAATGCACATCAAAGTCGAGCCATTCCCTTGAAAAGAGACTCTTccatacttttgttttttaataaccctgccttcctgcctccccaccccTTGTGTTTCTCTGCAGGTGTGCTTGCCGACACACAGTCAAAGAAGCTTATTTTGGTGCATTTCTGTTTCATTCAAAACATTTCACAgtcatttttttgtctttcagttgAGACAAAATttgcataccataaaattcaccactTAAAAGACTATGAGTCGgtgggttttagtatattcacagagttgtgcaact from the Macaca mulatta isolate MMU2019108-1 chromosome 4, T2T-MMU8v2.0, whole genome shotgun sequence genome contains:
- the LOC708415 gene encoding tubulin beta-2B chain gives rise to the protein MREIVHIQAGQCGNQIGAKFWEVISDEHGIDPTGSYHGDSDLQLERINVYYNEATGNKYVPRAILVDLEPGTMDSVRSGPFGQIFRPDNFVFGQSGAGNNWAKGHYTEGAELVDSVLDVVRKESESCDCLQGFQLTHSLGGGTGSGMGTLLISKIREEYPDRIMNTFSVMPSPKVSDTVVEPYNATLSVHQLVENTDETYCIDNEALYDICFRTLKLTTPTYGDLNHLVSATMSGVTTCLRFPGQLNADLRKLAVNMVPFPRLHFFMPGFAPLTSRGSQQYRALTVPELTQQMFDSKNMMAACDPRHGRYLTVAAIFRGRMSMKEVDEQMLNVQNKNSSYFVEWIPNNVKTAVCDIPPRGLKMSATFIGNSTAIQELFKRISEQFTAMFRRKAFLHWYTGEGMDEMEFTEAESNMNDLVSEYQQYQDATADEQGEFEEEEGEDEA